The proteins below are encoded in one region of Triticum aestivum cultivar Chinese Spring chromosome 1B, IWGSC CS RefSeq v2.1, whole genome shotgun sequence:
- the LOC123109998 gene encoding prolycopene isomerase, chloroplastic: MPLLLSPLAARCLHRSPHLPAPVAHHPSRPRPLGGETRGGTRGRRVAVVSERQAAAAVLAAEKSPGGEGGDGERYDAIVVGSGIGGLVAATQLAAKGARVLVLEKYIIPGGSSGYYRRDGFTFDVGSSVMFGFSDKGNLNLITQALEAVGCKMEVIPDPSTVHFHLPGALSVLVHREYNDFIEELVSKFPHEKEGILKFYGICWKIFNSLNSLELKSLEEPLYLFGQFFKKPLECLTLAYYLPQNAGDIARKFIKDQQLLSFIDAECFIVSTVNALKTPMINASMVLCDRHFGGINYPVGGVGGIAVSLANGLVEKGSAIRYKANVTNVILENGKAVGVRLSNGKELFARTVISNATRWDTFGKLVKAEELPEEEKNFQKNYVKAPSFLSIHLGVKASVLPAGTDCHHFVLEDDWSNLEKPYGSIFLSIPTVLDPSLAPEGHHILHIFTTAGIEDWEGLPRKDYEQKKELVANEIIRRLENKLFPGLQDSIVLKEVGSPKTHRRFLARNDGTYGPMPRGKPKGLLAMPFNTTSIDGLYCVGDSCFPGQGVIAVAFSGVMCAHRVAADIDLEQRSPILDTGLLGVLRWLRTLA, encoded by the exons AtgccgctcctcctctcgcccctcgcGGCGCGGTGCCTCCACCGCTCCCCGCACCTCCCCGCGCCCGTCGCGCACCACCCCTCCCGCCCCCGTCCTCTCGGCGGCGAGACCCGCGGAGGTACCAGGGGGAGGAGAGTGGCGGTGGTGTCggagaggcaggcggcggcggcggtgttggCCGCGGAGAAGTCcccgggaggagagggaggcgacggAGAGCGATACGACGCGATAGTGGTCGGGTCGGGGATCGGGGGCCTGGTGGCGGCGACCCAGCTGGCCGCCAAAGGGGCGCGGGTGCTGGTCCTCGAGAAGTACATCATCCCCGGGGGCAGCTCCGGGTACTACCGCCGCGACGGGTTCACCTTCGACGTCGGCTCCTCCGTCATGTTCGGGTTCTCCGACAAG GGAAACTTAAATTTGATAACACAAGCACTAGAAGCAGTTGGATGTAAGATGGAAGTCATACCAGACCCTTCTACGGTTCATTTCCATCTACCTGGTGCCCTCTCCGTTCTTGTGCATAGGGAGTATAATGACTTCATTGAAGAGCTGGTTAGCAAATTCCCGCATGAAAAAGAAGGAATCCTAAAATTCTATGGCATATGTTGGAAG ATCTTCAATTCATTAAATTCTTTGGAACTAAAGTCCTTGGAAGAACCTCTATACCTATTCGGGCAATTTTTTAAGAAGCCTTTGGAATGCTTGACTCTCG CATACTATCTGCCACAGAATGCGGGGGATATTGCTCGCAAGTTCATAAAAGATCAGCAGTTGCTATCCTTCATAGATGCTGAG TGTTTTATTGTGAGCACAGTCAATGCCTTGAAAACACCCATGATCAACGCGAGCATG GTATTGTGTGATAGGCACTTTGGAGGAATTAACTATCCAGTTGGTGGTGTTGGTGGTATTGCGGTGTCTTTGGCAAATGGCCTTGTTGAAAAGGGCAGCGCAATACGTTACAAGGCGAATGTGACCAATGTTATTCTTGAAAATGGGAAAGCT GTTGGAGTGAGGTTGTCAAATGGGAAGGAGTTATTCGCTAGAACAGTAATATCAAATGCCACAAGATGGGACACATTTG GAAAACTCGTGAAGGCTGAAGAGCTTCCAGAAGAGGAGAAAAACTTTCAGAAGAACTATGTTAAAGCGCCATCATTTCTATCCATTCATCTGGGTGTCAAAGCCTCAGTTTTACCTGCTGGTACTGATTGCCACCATTTTGTACTGGAG GATGACTGGTCGAACTTGGAAAAGCCTTATGGAAGCATATTTTTAAGTATCCCTACAGTTCTTGATCCATCCTTGGCTCCTGAAGGACATCACATACTTCATATATTTACAACTGCAGGTATAGAAGATTGGGAG GGTCTACCTAGGAAGGATTATGAGCAGAAAAAGGAGCTTGTGGCAAATGAGATCATACGAAGACTTGAAAATAAGTTGTTTCCTGGTCTTCAAGACTCAATAGTCCTCAAGGAG GTAGGATCCCCAAAAACTCACCGCAGATTTCTTGCCCGAAATGATGGTACATATGGACCCATGCCACGGGGTAAACCCAAGGGTTTGCTGGCAATGCCTTTCAATACCACT TCAATAGATGGACTTTACTGCGTCGGCGACAGCTGTTTTCCTGGGCAAGGAGTGATTGCTGTGGCATTTTCAGGGGTCATGTGTGCTCATCGTGTTGCAGCAGACATAG ATCTTGAACAAAGGTCTCCTATTCTAGACACCGGCCTTCTCGGTGTCctcagatggttgagaacactcGCATAA